The following proteins come from a genomic window of Malus domestica chromosome 02, GDT2T_hap1:
- the LOC103400454 gene encoding protein STRICTOSIDINE SYNTHASE-LIKE 5-like isoform X1, translating into MWDSLTFITKPQIQFNAIPESMNSADSVSVPKPSSKSSWLSAPTSLFLILIIPIFAATLIYQLDSFDPAPVPFSELTRHLIKKAPSQNSRMLRGAERVGYGVLLGPEDVAYDKRSGIIYTGCADGWMKRIKRNESENPEFAVENWVNTGGRPLGLAFGHHDEVLVADADKGLLNVTSEGEVKVLADKAEGVKFLLTDAVDVAVDGMIYFTDASYKYNMKDHVWDILEGRPHGRLMSYDSATKQTTVLLRDLYFANGVVVSPDQSHVIYCETPMRRCRKFYIQGEKKGSVDTFIDHLPGLPDNIRYDGEGHYWIAMSMGLSLAWDLAVRYPFIRKVMAIMEKYKLRPSVEKNGGVLAVDIEGNLIAHYYDPGLSMISSGIKIGNYIYCGSPIYPYMLRLNIQENPPIAAII; encoded by the exons ATGTGGGACAGTTTAACATTCATAACCAAACCACAAATTCAATTCAACGCCATACCCGAGTCAATGAACTCAGCAGACTCGGTTTCTGTACCCAAACCCAGCTCCAAATCATCATGGCTCTCAGCTCCAACTTCTCTGTTTCTAATCTTGATCATCCCCATTTTTGCTGCAACCCTAATCTACCAACTTGACTCGTTCGACCCGGCCCCCGTGCCGTTTAGCGAGTTGACTCGGCACTTAATCAAGAAGGCCCCATCTCAAAACTCTCGCATGCTTCGAGGAGCTGAGCGTGTGGGGTATGGAGTCCTGCTGGGGCCGGAGGACGTGGCTTATGATAAGAGATCAGGGATTATTTACACTGGCTGTGCAGACGGGTGGATGAAGCGAATCAAGAGGAACGAGTCGGAGAATCCCGAGTTTGCGGTGGAGAATTGGGTCAACACGGGCGGCAGACCGCTCGGACTCGCTTTCGGGCATCACGATGAAGTTCTAGTGGCTGATGCCGATAAG GGCTTGCTGAATGTAACAAGTGAGGGTGAGGTAAAGGTGCTGGCAGACAAGGCTGAGGGTGTAAAATTTTTACTGACGGACGCTGTAGATGTAGCAGTGGATGGCATGATTTATTTCACAGATGCTTCATATAAATACAATATGAAAGACCATGTTTGGGATATTTTGGAGGGCCGGCCTCACGGAAGACTCATGAGCTACGattcagcaaccaaacagaccaCAGTGCTGCTGCGCGATCTGTACTTCGCTAATGGCGTGGTGGTTTCACCGGATCAGAGTCACGTAATCTACTGCGAAACCCCAAT GAGGAGGTGTAGAAAGTTTTACATACAAGGTGAGAAAAAGGGAAGCGTGGATACTTTTATTGATCATCTTCCAGGCTTGCCAGATAACATAAGATATGATGGAGAAGGCCATTACTGGATTGCAATGTCAATG GGGCTTTCATTGGCATGGGATTTGGCTGTTAGATATCCTTTCATAAGAAAAGTGATGGCAATTATGGAGAAATACAAATTAAGACCCAGTGTGGAGAAGAATGGTGGAGTACTGGCCGTTGATATAGAAGGAAATTTGATTGCTCACTACTATGATCCAGGATTGTCAATGATTTCAAGTGGCATCAAGATTGGTAATTACATTTACTGCGGTTCGCCGATTTATCCTTACATGCTCCGCCTTAACATTCAAGAAAACCCACCGATTGCAGCCATTATATGA
- the LOC103400454 gene encoding protein STRICTOSIDINE SYNTHASE-LIKE 5-like isoform X2 has protein sequence MNSADSVSVPKPSSKSSWLSAPTSLFLILIIPIFAATLIYQLDSFDPAPVPFSELTRHLIKKAPSQNSRMLRGAERVGYGVLLGPEDVAYDKRSGIIYTGCADGWMKRIKRNESENPEFAVENWVNTGGRPLGLAFGHHDEVLVADADKGLLNVTSEGEVKVLADKAEGVKFLLTDAVDVAVDGMIYFTDASYKYNMKDHVWDILEGRPHGRLMSYDSATKQTTVLLRDLYFANGVVVSPDQSHVIYCETPMRRCRKFYIQGEKKGSVDTFIDHLPGLPDNIRYDGEGHYWIAMSMGLSLAWDLAVRYPFIRKVMAIMEKYKLRPSVEKNGGVLAVDIEGNLIAHYYDPGLSMISSGIKIGNYIYCGSPIYPYMLRLNIQENPPIAAII, from the exons ATGAACTCAGCAGACTCGGTTTCTGTACCCAAACCCAGCTCCAAATCATCATGGCTCTCAGCTCCAACTTCTCTGTTTCTAATCTTGATCATCCCCATTTTTGCTGCAACCCTAATCTACCAACTTGACTCGTTCGACCCGGCCCCCGTGCCGTTTAGCGAGTTGACTCGGCACTTAATCAAGAAGGCCCCATCTCAAAACTCTCGCATGCTTCGAGGAGCTGAGCGTGTGGGGTATGGAGTCCTGCTGGGGCCGGAGGACGTGGCTTATGATAAGAGATCAGGGATTATTTACACTGGCTGTGCAGACGGGTGGATGAAGCGAATCAAGAGGAACGAGTCGGAGAATCCCGAGTTTGCGGTGGAGAATTGGGTCAACACGGGCGGCAGACCGCTCGGACTCGCTTTCGGGCATCACGATGAAGTTCTAGTGGCTGATGCCGATAAG GGCTTGCTGAATGTAACAAGTGAGGGTGAGGTAAAGGTGCTGGCAGACAAGGCTGAGGGTGTAAAATTTTTACTGACGGACGCTGTAGATGTAGCAGTGGATGGCATGATTTATTTCACAGATGCTTCATATAAATACAATATGAAAGACCATGTTTGGGATATTTTGGAGGGCCGGCCTCACGGAAGACTCATGAGCTACGattcagcaaccaaacagaccaCAGTGCTGCTGCGCGATCTGTACTTCGCTAATGGCGTGGTGGTTTCACCGGATCAGAGTCACGTAATCTACTGCGAAACCCCAAT GAGGAGGTGTAGAAAGTTTTACATACAAGGTGAGAAAAAGGGAAGCGTGGATACTTTTATTGATCATCTTCCAGGCTTGCCAGATAACATAAGATATGATGGAGAAGGCCATTACTGGATTGCAATGTCAATG GGGCTTTCATTGGCATGGGATTTGGCTGTTAGATATCCTTTCATAAGAAAAGTGATGGCAATTATGGAGAAATACAAATTAAGACCCAGTGTGGAGAAGAATGGTGGAGTACTGGCCGTTGATATAGAAGGAAATTTGATTGCTCACTACTATGATCCAGGATTGTCAATGATTTCAAGTGGCATCAAGATTGGTAATTACATTTACTGCGGTTCGCCGATTTATCCTTACATGCTCCGCCTTAACATTCAAGAAAACCCACCGATTGCAGCCATTATATGA